CTGGAGGAGATCGGATGCCGCCGCGCGGCAGCGGTCACCGACCGGCAGGCCCTGTTGATCGGCTCGCTGCAACTGCAGCTGGTGACGCACCAGACGGCCCAGGCGGCGGCGACCTTCCGGGAACTGGCGCCCACCTATGCCCGGCTCCGACGGGCACTGATCGAGGATCTCGATTAGCCGCGCTGCGGACGGCGCGAATTCGGAGATTCAATCCCAGCGAAAGGTTGGTTTCATGTCCACGTCCATGGCACAGGATTCCGCCGCCCTTTCCGCCGCCATCGGAAAGGTGATGGGCGACGTTCTCCAGCGCGGTGCGCTGGCCCCGAACGACGATTTCTTCGACAGTGGCGGCGATTCGCTGCGCGCCATTGAAGTGCTGCAGCGGATGGTCTCCGCGGACGGAATTCCGTCCGCCGTCGGATCGACCGACATGCAGGCGATCCTGCTGGAGGAGATCTTCGAGAAGCCGACGCCCTCGGCACTGGCGGCGGTGGTGAGTGAGCACCTGCGCTGACCGACGACCCGCCGACCGGCCGGCTACCGAGGGAGGGTGGATGTTCATCGAACCGCGTGACGCCCACGCGCCCGCCGTGCGGGTGGCCACGCCGGGCGGCGCCGGGACCGACACCAGTTGGGCGGCCCTCCGCGACACCGCCGCGGCCGTGTCCGACCGGGCCCGACGGCTGCGCCGCGACGCCCCGGTCGTCGTGGTGGTCGACGGGACGGCGGAGAGCATCGCGACCGTGCTCGGCCTGGTCGACGCCGGCGTGGACGTCCTGCTGCTGGAGGAGCGCAGCTCGCACCTGGCCGATCCGCGGTCACCGGTGCACCGCCTCGCGAGCCCGGCCGTCATCGGCCCACCGTCGATGCCGGACGCCTCGACGCCGCACGGGCCGGTCCGGCTCAGCTACGAGGCGGTGCGGCAACCGGGCCGGCTGCCTGCCGGGGCGGTCGGCGGATCGGCCGGGGCGACGACTCCGAGCCGTCCCGGCGAGATCCTGCAACTCACCTCGGGCTCCACCGGTCAACCGCGTATCGCCCGGCAGACCCTCGACAACGTGCTCGCCGGCGCCCGGGCGTACTGCGAGCTCTTCCGGATCACCGGCGCGGACGTCGTGCTGGTCGCCGTGCCGGTGGCGCACTCCTACGGCCTGGCCGGCACGCTCGCCGCGCTGCTCTCGCAGGCGCTGCTGGTCACGCTGCCCCGGTTCAGCATCCGGTCGCTGGTCGCCGGGCTGGACGAGGGAGCGACCGTGCTGCTCGGCACGCCGCTGCTCTACAAGCTGCTGGTCCCCGTGCTGGCGGCGCGACGACGACCGACCCGGGTGCGGACCGCGCTGTCCGCCGGCGGGCCGCTCGACGCCGACACCGCCGCCCGCATCGGTGACCTGCTGGGCAGCCCGATCCGGCAGATCTACGGCATCACCGAGGCGGGACTGGTCGCCTGCGTGCCGCAGGCGCTCACCGACTGGCCGGCCGGGTCGGTCGGGCCCGCCGCCCCCGGCGTCACCCTGCGCATCGAGGGTGAGGCCGCCACCGACGCGGCGGACCCGACGGCGACCACCGGCGTCGGCGGACCGGCCCGCACCGGCCGTCTCCTGGTGCGCACCCCGGCGCTGTTCCGCGGCTACTGGGGCACACCGGAGCGGGGGCTGACCGACGACGGCTTCTACGACACCGGCGACGTCGTCCGCCTCGACGCGGACGGGCACCTGTTCGTGCTCGGCCGCAAGGACAGCTTCGTCAACGTCGGCGGCCGCAAGGTGAACCCGCGCCGCGTCGAACAGGTGCTCACCGGGCACCCGCACGTGCGGGAGGCGTTCGTCTACGGCGCGGAGCGGCCCGACGGCGAGCAGGAGATCCACGCGGCCGTGGTGCTCGACCCGGCCAGCACGGCCGAGGAGGTGCTGGCGCACTGCCGGGCCGCCTCGCTGATGCCGTACGAGGTGCCGCACCACGTCCACACCATCGACCGGCTGCCGCGCAGCGGCATGGGCAAGGTCGACCGGCAGCGGCTGCTCGCCCTGGTCGCCCGGCCCTCGCCCGGCCCGGCAGCACCCGTCCATCCGTGAGACACACCTACCTGGGGGTGACCCGATGACCACCACTGCTTCCCGCGAACCGCGCAGCATCGACGGAGTCGGCGAGACCGCGCTGTGGATGGCCGCAGCCCGGGCCCGCGAGAGCCGGCGACCCGACCGGCTCTTCGAGGATCCGTACGCCGAGAAGCTCGCCGGCCCGCGCGGACCCGACCTGCTGCGCTACTACCACACCTCGCGCGGCGCGGACACCGGCAACCCGTACCTGGCGATCCGGCACCGCTGGTTCGACGAGTTCCTGCTCGAGTCGGCGACGCCCGGCTGCCAGGTCGTCGGGCTCGGCGCCGGGCTGGACACCCGCGCCTACCGGCTGGACTGGCCGGCCGACACCGTGCTGTACGAGGTGGACAAGGCCGCGGTGCTGGCGTACAAGGCCGAACACCTGTCGGCGGGCGACGACGCGGCGCGCTGCGAGCGCCGGCTGGTGCCGGCCGACCTCAGCGAGGACTGGCTGGCCGCGCTGCGCGAGGCGGGCTTCGACCCGCAGCGCCCCTCCGTGTGGTTCGCCGAGGGCGTCTTCTTCTACCTGCCCGAGGAGAAGGCCGCGCAGGTCCTGCGCGACGTGCAGGGCGTCTCGGCGCCGGGCAGCCGGATCGCCATCGACGTCATCGGCACCGGCATCTTCCGGTTCCCGTACATGCAGGACTACCTGCAGCGGCTGGCGGACGCGGGCGCGCCGTGGCGGTGGGGCACCGACGACCCGGCGGCCTGGATGCGCGCCTGCGGCTGGACGGCGGACGCGGTCCTCGAACCGGGCAACAAGGGAGCCAGCTTCGGCCGGTGGAGCGAGGACGCCTCACCGCCGGACGTGCCGAACCTGCCCCGGATCTACCTGATCAGCGCCCGCCCGGGCACCGACTGACCGGTGATGGCCCACGAACCTGCGGCGGCGGCCGGGATCGCCAGCGTGGACGACCTGCGCCGACTGGCCCGTGCGAGACTCCCCGGCCCCGTCTGGGACTACGTGACCGGCGGCGCCGGGGAGGAACGGACGGTCCGGGCCAACCGCGACGCGTTCCGCCGGCTCACGCTGCTGCCCCGGGTGCTCGTCGACGTGGCCGCGCGGGACCCGCGCACCACCGTCCTGGGCACCGGGGTGGCCGCGCCGGTCGGCATCGCGCCGACGTCGTACCAGAGCCTCGCGCATCCGGACGGGGAACTGGCCACCGCCCGGGCCGCCGGCTCGCGTGGTCTGCTCGACGTGGTGAGCGTCTTCTCCAGCGTGTCGCTGGAGGACGTCGCCGGGGCGGCCACCGGACCGCTGTGGTTCCAGCTCTACTGCCTGCGGGACCGGGGGGTGACCCGGGAGCTGGTGCAGCGGGCCGCCGCGGCCGGCTACCGCGCGCTCGTGCTCGGCGTCGACCTTCCGGTGATCGGCTACCGAGACCGGGACATCCGCAACCGGTTCCAACTGCCCCCCTCGGTGGCCCCGGTCAACCTGCCGGCCGACGTCGCCCCCGGCGGCAGCGTCCTGGACGAGCTGAACCGGGCCCTGGTGGACCCGGCGCTGACCTGGCGCGACGTCGAGTGGATCCGGGAGATCAGCCCGCTGCCGCTGGTGGTCAAGGGGATCGTCGCCGCCGACGACGCCGACCGGGCCGCGCGCATCGGCGCCGACGCGGTGCTGGTCTCCAACCACGGCGGACGGCAACTGGACGGCGCCCCGGCGAGCATCACCGCGCTGCCGGACGTGGTGAGCGCGGTGGCCGACCGGTGCGAGGTGTACCTCGACAGCGGCGTCCGCCGGGGCACCGACGTGCTGGCGGCGGTGGCCCGGGGCGCCCGGATGGCGTTCGTCGGCCGCCCGGTCATGTGGGGGCTGGCCGCCGGCGGGGAGGACGGGGTGCGCGCCGCCCTCGACCTGTACCTGACCGAACTCGACCTGGCCATGGCGGTGTGCGGGTGCCCGGACGTGCCGAGCATCGGGCCGCACCTGCTCGGGCCGACCGACCCGCCGGGCGACCGCCCGGCCGACAGGTAGGACGACCGCGTCCCGACGGACCGTCGTGCCGACGATAGCGAGGGGTTACTGGTGGATCCGTTTGTCCGTACGGCCGACAAGGCGCCGTACCACCGTCTGTGGACCGAGCAGAACCAGAGCCAGCCGCCGGAGACCGCCATCGACAGTCCGCTGCTGACCCTGGAACACACCTCGGACGTCAACCCGCTCGAACCCGAGCAGGTCAGCGAGGCCCGGCGGGTGCTGCGACAGCGCCGCGCCCTCGTCGACGGCTCCCATGCCGAGCTGCGCGAGTCGGTGATCCAGGGCCAGCGGCACGTGGTGGAGCGGTTCCTCGCCGGCCGGCGGGCCCGCTTCGGCATCGCGCAGAGCCGCCCGCTCGACGACGTGCCGGCGCTGGTGCGCGAGGGCCGCGACATCTTCATCGTGGTCAAGTTCATGGACGAGCGGCCCCACCTCGCCGCCACCCTGGCGTCGCTGGTGCACCAGCGCGACGTCGACCTCGGCCGGGTGGTGATCCTGGCGGTGGACGGCAACTCGACCGACGGATCCGACACGGTCGTGGCCGACGCCATCGCGCGCAACCCCAGCGCGGCGCGCATCGCGTACCTCAACCAGAGCATGCCGGGCGCCGGCAACGCCGCCCGGCTCGGCATCGACACCTGCATCGCCACCGTGTACGAGATGTGCCGCGCCGACGGCCGCTGGGACCGGCTGCAGACCGCGACGATCGCGGTCTCCGACGGCGACACCGTCTACCACCCGTCCACGGTGGGCACGATCCGGCGGATGCTGGACGAGGACCCGACGGTCGACGCCGTCATGCCGTTCCTGACCTACAAGTTCACCGCCGCCCTGCGGTTGTTCCAGGACTACCGGCCGGCGGACCCGGAGGAGCTGCGCCGGTGCGCCGCCGGCACCGAGCCCGTCCCGGTCGACGTGGACCTGTCCGACCTGCACGCGCACCGGGCGCTGCCGCGCGCCGGCCGGCGGACCGACGGGGAGACCGTGC
This genomic interval from Micromonospora coxensis contains the following:
- a CDS encoding phosphopantetheine-binding protein, giving the protein MSTSMAQDSAALSAAIGKVMGDVLQRGALAPNDDFFDSGGDSLRAIEVLQRMVSADGIPSAVGSTDMQAILLEEIFEKPTPSALAAVVSEHLR
- a CDS encoding alpha-hydroxy acid oxidase, whose amino-acid sequence is MAHEPAAAAGIASVDDLRRLARARLPGPVWDYVTGGAGEERTVRANRDAFRRLTLLPRVLVDVAARDPRTTVLGTGVAAPVGIAPTSYQSLAHPDGELATARAAGSRGLLDVVSVFSSVSLEDVAGAATGPLWFQLYCLRDRGVTRELVQRAAAAGYRALVLGVDLPVIGYRDRDIRNRFQLPPSVAPVNLPADVAPGGSVLDELNRALVDPALTWRDVEWIREISPLPLVVKGIVAADDADRAARIGADAVLVSNHGGRQLDGAPASITALPDVVSAVADRCEVYLDSGVRRGTDVLAAVARGARMAFVGRPVMWGLAAGGEDGVRAALDLYLTELDLAMAVCGCPDVPSIGPHLLGPTDPPGDRPADR